The DNA segment TCCTTGTATACTATGTAACATTCAGATACTCTGCTTCCTTTATTTCAGCTTTTGGTACGCTTCCTCACTTACTGCTTCAAACCATTCATTGATTGCTCCCTCAGCTGGCACCTCAATCGCCAGATGGGAAAACCAGCTGTCCTTTGCCGCACCATGCCAGTGCTTTACCTCTGGTGCGATATTGACAACATCTCCAGGAAGCAGCTGCTGTGCATCCTTTCCCCATTCCTGATACCAGCCACGTCCCCCTGTCACAAGCAGGATTTGTCCGCCGCGGTGGTGAATATGCCAGTTATTGCGGCAACCAGGCTCAAAGGTCACATTACCAATTCCAAGCGGCTCAGTTGTAAGCATCCGCAAATAGCTTTTTCCAATAAAATATTTCGCATAGGCTGTATTTTCCTCTCCAACAGGAAACAGCTTTGGCAAATCCATTTTCATTTTTTCCATACGTATATACGCTCCTTCCGGTTGTGCTGCAGCTTGAAACGCAGACAGAAGACTCCCGTTTCCTTGTACCTTACTGACTCAGAAACCAGCTTGCACAGGAAATCTTTGCGATATCACCTTCAGTAAGCTGTCAGATCAACCAGTATGCAGCACCTTTTCTACAGACCTATCTTACCGCCTGATTCAGGAAATGTCCAATACCTGTATTTCATACTATAGAATACCTGAAAGGCATGATACTCTGGCTCTCATACCGCTGACAAAATAGGAAGTGCCAATGAAGATAGCTTTTTACAATAGCTGCTTCCTATGTATGCGGCTGCATAGCTGTTTACGTAAAGAATTGGCAGCTGCAGGAAAACATACTATATTTACAAACATTTTTTATATCCTGTCAGGAATACGGATTTTATTACGATTCGATATTTATAAAAGTATAAAGCAGCCCGTGCATCCATACACCTGCCTGTTATTTTCATTAACCGAAGCTGTGTTCATACACGCACCGGTTCTTTCTAGATACCAAAAATCTGCACAGCTGCCTTCATATTTTCACGAACAGCGACATGAAATGGACAGCGTGCTTCACAGGCACCACAGGCTATACAATCTTGTGCCGTATGCTTCAGCACTGCATAATGCTCACGTACAGTTTCCGGCAACTCCTTTTGTGCCTTTGCCAGATTCAACAGCTTGGTGACCATCGCAATATCTATATGCTTGGGACAGGGTGCGCAATGCCCACAATACATACAATGTCCCTCCCAGCTGACCCTTGGCATGGAGGCAAAAACCTGTGCATAATCCTTTTCCTCATCCGATGCAGCTTCATAGGCCAGACATTCCTTAAATTCGGGAATACTGTGACTGCCCACCATTACAGATACCACCGCTGGTCTGGTTAAAGCATAATGCAGACA comes from the Erysipelotrichaceae bacterium 66202529 genome and includes:
- a CDS encoding cupin domain-containing protein — translated: MKMDLPKLFPVGEENTAYAKYFIGKSYLRMLTTEPLGIGNVTFEPGCRNNWHIHHRGGQILLVTGGRGWYQEWGKDAQQLLPGDVVNIAPEVKHWHGAAKDSWFSHLAIEVPAEGAINEWFEAVSEEAYQKLK